The following proteins come from a genomic window of Diorhabda carinulata isolate Delta chromosome X, icDioCari1.1, whole genome shotgun sequence:
- the LOC130900764 gene encoding NHL repeat-containing protein 2: MSADYLYYSHEKLQNFIGQSKNADEGVMEYLRNVKYASVHDFAPGLEWFNTSEPLSFAKHLHGKIVVLDFFTYCCINCMHIIPDLREIESKFSVEDGLVVVGVHSAKFENEKISSNILAAVQRYNISHPVVNDANSEMWKNCDVHCWPTLLILGPSANPIVMLTGEGHKKDLIIYIKNTLKFYKEKGMISNHKLPIKSAYHLLPDLKGPLLFPGKVTNILDENNHEILAISDTGNNRILVLKEDGTVMEQIGGKKLGFKDGNFEEAEFNNPQGLTFQNKDVLFVADTENHAIRKIDFKTRTVVTVAGTGKQGDDQIGGQKGPLQCISSPWDLCIYRTRDMDLTFHPDGNPPIRDVLIIAMAGTHQIWALFLEDTVWWKCKKYMAGTCINIAGSGREENKNNSYPNSAGFAQPSGLALCQKNRELYIADSESSSIRRLSLADGKVTPVVGGDRNPQNLFAFGDKDGTLFDAKLQHALGVCITKDEKTLFVTDTYNHKLKRVEVTENTVSTITVPAEDTIDGTTSTFKEPAGICISMDNKKLYITDTNNHQIKVLHLNNKYNVIKIEKLELKSLEENKQKIKNSSYEIITGKPVKLNSTGGKIILSINLNLEKGLNLTNGAPQNWIVDLPDVTWSSVPKNGTDLTHIETTINVPNHINYKEQYVDFLFDLLTCTTDTCLPKSFLIKIPIKFEATGKSNVAENINLVMNSSDIKVL; this comes from the exons gaCTGGAATGGTTTAATACCAGTGAACCTTTATCATTTGCCAAACACCTACATGGAAAAATAGTTGTTTTGGATTTCTTCACCTATTGCTGCATTAACTGCATGCACATTATTCCAGACTTAAGAGAAATCGAAAGCAAGTTTTCTGTAGAAGATGGTTTGGTTGTA gTTGGTGTTCATAGtgctaaatttgaaaatgaaaaaatatcatccAACATCTTGGCTGCCGTCCAACGATACAATATATCTCATCCAGTAGTCAATGATGCCAATTCTGAAATGTGGAAAAACTGCGATGTACATTGCTGGCCTACTTTGTTGATATTAGGCCCATCGGCCAATCCCATTGTGATGCTTACTGGGGAAGGACATAAAAAAGATCTcataatatatatcaaaaacactttgaaattttataaagaaaaggGCATGATCTCTAACCACAAGTTACCAATTAAATCAGCATACCATTTATTACCAGATTTGAAAGGACCTCTATTGTTTCCAGGCAAAGTTACAAATATTTTGGACGAAAATAATCATGAGATATTAGCTATATCTGATACTGGTAATAATAGAATTTTGGTACTAAAGGAGGATGGAACTGTTATGGAACAAATTGGTGGGAAGAAGTTAGGTTTTAAAGATGGTAATTTTGAAGAGGCAGAATTTAACAATCCTCAAGGCTTGACATTTCAAAACAAAGATGTTCTTTTTGTGGCTGATACTGAGAATCATGCTATAagaaaaattgactttaaaaCTAGAACTGTAGTGACAGTAGCCG GTACTGGTAAACAGGGTGACGATCAAATTGGAGGTCAGAAGGGTCCCCTGCAATGTATATCATCACCTTGGGACTTATGCATATACCGAACTCGAGATATGGACCTCACATTTCATCCGGATGGCAATCCACCAATACGAGACGTTCTTATAATTGCAATGGCCGGTACACATCAAATTTGGGCACTGTTTCTTGAAGATACAGTCTGGTGGAagtgtaaaaaatatatggCAG GAACATGTATAAATATTGCTGGTTCTGGtagagaagaaaataaaaataacagttacCCCAACTCTGCTGGTTTTGCACAACCGTCGGGACTTGCGTTATGCCAGAAAAATAGGGAACTTTACATTGCAGACAGTGAAAGCTCCAGCATTAGAAGGTTATCTCTAGCTGATGGAAAAGTTACACCTGTTGTGGGTGGAGACAGAAATCCACAG aATCTCTTCGCTTTTGGAGATAAAGATGGCACATTGTTTGATGCTAAATTACAACATGCACTTGGTGTCTGCATCACTAAGGATGAAAAAACTCTATTCGTAACTGATACTTATaatcataaattaaaaagagTGGAAGTAACAGAAAACACAGTTTCTACAATAACTGTTCCTGCTGAAGATACTATAGATGGCACTACTAGCACTTTTAAAGAGCCGGCTGGTATATGTATCAGCATGGATAACAAAAAACTTTACATAACTGACACAAATAATCACCAAATAAAAGTTTtgcatttaaataataaatataatgtcattaaaatcgaaaaattggaattgaaatctctagaagaaaacaaacaaaagatcAAAAACTCTtcttatgaaattattacaGGTAAACCCGTTAAATTAAATTCGACTGGaggtaaaataattttgtctataaatttgaatttggaGAAGGGTTTAAATCTTACGAATGGAGCTCCACAGAATTGGATTGTTGATTTACCAGATGTTACTTGGTCTTCTGTTCCCAAAAATGGTACAGATCTCACTCACATAGAAACTACAATTAATGTGCCAAATCATATCAATTATAAGGAACAATATgtcgattttttatttgatttactCACTTGTACAACTGATACGTGTTTACCAAAAAGTTTTCTCATCAAGATACCAATAAAGTTTGAGGCAACTGGTAAGAGTAATGTTGCAGAAAATATTAACTTGGTCATGAATTCGAGTGACATCAAGGTGCTCTAA